The proteins below come from a single Zhouia spongiae genomic window:
- a CDS encoding TonB-dependent receptor → MLSRFLFCVLISVCCCGLQAQNKGRVKGMVVYEGQPVEFVNVYLPDDNVGAVTDNSGAFDLLVNEGEYTLVVSSIGFRTIERTIKIEPNKVLDLNFTLKEDALGLDQIVVTGTRTAKRRTDAAVIVNLIGSETLNNVQACNLSEGLRFQPGLRVETDCQTCNYTQLRMNGLAGGYSQILINGRPIFSPLTGLYGLEQIPANMIERIEVVRGGGSALYGSSAIGGTVNVITKIPKNDAYDIGYTYQNIKGNADDHILSGNATVVNENRNAGATFFVNKRDRDTYDHNGDNFSELPELKNNSFGANFFYMPGEDQKIEMSLSSINEYRYGGEMVDKPAHLAQQSEERTHNVLIGSVDYQINFNEDKNSLIAYFGTQRTDRDHYTGIMPDQDPELSEFIANPPYGTSVVSTYQGGLQFNQKLEKFLEGSSVLTIGSEYVYDDVLDIIDAYNYKIDQTTKNFGAFVQNDWDITPSLNFLTGVRADKHNFVDEVILSPRVSLMYKWKETQFRASWGTGFRAPQAFDTDLHIAFAGGGVSRVSLSEDLKQERSNSFSASVNYDKATEHYIAGFTLEGFYTKLDDAFYLFPLGEDEFGERFEKRNGSGATVKGITVEARANYDGILQFESGFTLQSSLFDDAVANIEGLEAKREFLRTPDNYGYATLTYTPNKKLNISANLVYTGAMDIAHFAGAPEQTRDEYISSPSFTELSLKAGYTFQIEKLNTGIEVFGGVKNITDSYQSDFDTGKNRDSNYVYGPGLPRTIFAGLKIKSL, encoded by the coding sequence ATGTTATCTAGGTTTTTGTTTTGTGTATTAATATCAGTGTGTTGTTGTGGGTTGCAGGCTCAGAATAAAGGAAGGGTAAAAGGGATGGTGGTTTATGAGGGGCAACCGGTAGAATTTGTGAACGTGTATTTGCCGGACGATAATGTAGGGGCAGTTACTGACAATTCGGGAGCTTTTGATCTTTTAGTTAATGAAGGGGAATATACGCTGGTAGTTTCCAGCATTGGTTTTAGGACCATAGAACGAACAATAAAAATTGAACCAAATAAGGTTTTGGATCTAAACTTTACACTGAAAGAAGATGCTTTGGGCTTAGATCAAATTGTAGTTACAGGTACAAGAACTGCAAAAAGAAGAACAGATGCAGCGGTAATTGTAAACTTAATCGGTAGCGAAACCCTTAATAATGTACAGGCATGTAATTTATCGGAAGGATTGCGTTTCCAACCCGGATTAAGGGTGGAAACAGATTGTCAGACCTGTAATTATACTCAATTACGGATGAATGGACTTGCCGGGGGGTATTCACAAATCCTTATTAATGGCCGGCCGATTTTTAGTCCGCTAACCGGTTTGTACGGATTAGAACAAATACCAGCCAATATGATTGAGCGTATTGAGGTGGTTAGAGGTGGTGGTTCTGCGTTATATGGTTCCAGTGCCATAGGAGGAACAGTAAATGTAATTACAAAGATTCCAAAAAATGATGCTTATGATATAGGGTATACTTATCAGAACATAAAAGGAAATGCCGACGATCATATACTAAGTGGTAATGCTACAGTTGTTAATGAGAATAGAAATGCGGGGGCAACTTTTTTTGTAAATAAAAGAGACAGGGACACATATGACCATAATGGCGATAACTTTTCTGAATTGCCTGAATTAAAGAATAACTCTTTCGGAGCTAATTTCTTCTATATGCCCGGTGAAGATCAGAAGATTGAAATGAGTTTAAGCAGTATTAACGAATATCGGTATGGGGGTGAGATGGTAGATAAGCCTGCGCATCTGGCACAACAATCGGAAGAACGGACACATAATGTCCTGATAGGTAGTGTAGACTATCAGATTAATTTTAATGAAGATAAAAATTCCTTGATCGCCTATTTTGGAACACAACGTACAGACCGCGATCATTATACAGGTATTATGCCGGATCAGGACCCGGAATTATCTGAATTTATAGCCAACCCGCCTTATGGCACATCGGTTGTTTCTACATACCAGGGAGGACTTCAGTTCAATCAGAAGCTAGAGAAGTTTCTTGAAGGATCTTCCGTGCTGACCATAGGTTCGGAATATGTGTATGACGATGTGTTAGACATCATAGATGCGTACAATTATAAGATCGATCAGACAACTAAGAATTTTGGAGCATTTGTACAAAACGACTGGGATATTACTCCTTCCCTGAACTTTTTAACAGGAGTACGTGCAGATAAGCATAATTTTGTAGATGAGGTGATTCTCAGTCCGAGAGTTTCATTAATGTATAAATGGAAAGAAACACAGTTTAGGGCCAGTTGGGGTACCGGTTTCAGGGCTCCACAGGCTTTTGATACCGATCTGCATATCGCTTTTGCAGGAGGAGGGGTCTCAAGGGTTTCTTTATCAGAGGATTTAAAGCAAGAGCGTTCCAATAGTTTTAGCGCTTCTGTAAATTACGATAAAGCAACAGAACATTATATTGCCGGTTTTACCTTAGAAGGTTTTTATACGAAACTGGACGATGCGTTTTATCTGTTCCCTTTGGGTGAAGATGAATTCGGAGAGCGTTTTGAAAAGAGAAACGGTAGCGGAGCAACGGTTAAAGGTATTACTGTTGAAGCAAGGGCAAACTATGACGGGATCCTCCAGTTTGAATCAGGATTTACGCTACAGTCGAGCCTGTTTGACGATGCGGTAGCGAACATTGAAGGTCTGGAAGCGAAAAGAGAATTTTTACGCACACCTGATAATTATGGGTATGCAACCCTAACCTATACGCCGAACAAAAAGCTGAACATCAGTGCTAATCTGGTGTATACCGGGGCTATGGATATTGCTCATTTTGCCGGTGCTCCGGAACAAACCCGGGATGAATACATCAGCTCG